One region of Hymenobacter sediminicola genomic DNA includes:
- a CDS encoding pyruvate dehydrogenase complex E1 component subunit beta, which yields MRTIQFREALREALSEEMRRDPRVFLMGEEVAEYNGAYKVSQGMLDEFGPERVIDTPIAELGFAGIGVGAAINGLIPVIEFMTFNFSLVAIDQVINSAAKIYSMSGGQYSCPIVFRGPTGSAGMLSSQHSQNFENWYANTPGLKVVVPSNPYDAKGLLKAAIRDADPVIFMESEQMYGDKGEVPEEEYVLEIGKANIVREGKSVTLVSFGKMMKIAIAAADELAKEGIEAEVIDLRSVRPIDYDTLVTSVKKTNRMVVVEEAWPLASISSELAYTVQRRAFDYLDAPVVRVTCMDVPLPYAPTLIEASLPNVGRTVNAVREVMYVKK from the coding sequence ATGCGGACCATCCAATTCCGGGAAGCCCTGCGTGAAGCCCTGTCCGAAGAAATGCGCCGCGACCCGCGCGTGTTCCTGATGGGCGAAGAAGTAGCCGAGTACAACGGCGCCTACAAAGTAAGCCAGGGCATGCTGGACGAGTTTGGGCCGGAACGTGTAATTGACACGCCTATTGCTGAGCTGGGTTTTGCCGGTATCGGTGTGGGCGCGGCCATCAACGGCTTGATTCCGGTCATCGAGTTCATGACCTTCAACTTCTCGCTGGTTGCTATCGACCAAGTGATTAACTCAGCCGCCAAAATCTACTCGATGTCGGGTGGGCAGTACTCCTGCCCCATCGTGTTCCGTGGGCCTACCGGCAGCGCGGGCATGCTTTCGAGCCAGCACTCGCAGAACTTCGAGAACTGGTACGCTAACACGCCCGGCCTGAAAGTAGTGGTTCCATCGAACCCCTACGACGCCAAAGGCCTGTTGAAAGCCGCCATCCGCGACGCAGATCCGGTCATCTTCATGGAGTCGGAGCAGATGTACGGCGACAAAGGCGAGGTGCCTGAGGAAGAGTACGTGCTGGAAATCGGCAAAGCCAACATCGTGCGCGAAGGCAAATCAGTTACGCTGGTGAGTTTCGGCAAGATGATGAAAATTGCTATTGCCGCCGCCGACGAGCTGGCTAAGGAAGGCATCGAAGCCGAGGTTATCGACCTGCGCTCCGTGCGCCCGATTGACTACGATACGCTGGTGACTTCGGTGAAGAAAACCAACCGCATGGTGGTGGTGGAAGAAGCCTGGCCGCTGGCCAGCATCAGCTCTGAGCTGGCCTACACCGTGCAGCGCCGCGCCTTCGACTACCTCGATGCGCCCGTAGTACGCGTAACGTGCATGGACGTGCCGTTGCCCTACGCTCCTACCCTCATCGAAGCCTCGCTGCCAAACGTAGGTCGCACCGTGAATGCCGTGCGTGAGGTGATGTACGTGAAGAAATAA
- a CDS encoding DinB family protein produces MNHRLHLRFEQLEQATDRLLKSAEALGSKSHQSPGLGQWSAAQVVQHLVVSETGISQYLDKKLQHSEELEKAGLGHTLKSVLLRVLLRLPFTRFKAPSRLAELTPDQVESLPQLREEWQSVRRRLEQTLNEYPGKLLDRAIFKHPRSGMLTIYQTLDFMLDHVLHHQRQLERIGKALQ; encoded by the coding sequence ATGAATCACCGCCTGCATCTTCGATTCGAGCAGCTTGAACAAGCTACTGACCGCCTGCTGAAATCGGCCGAGGCGCTGGGCAGCAAGTCACACCAGTCACCGGGGCTAGGCCAATGGTCGGCGGCGCAGGTAGTGCAGCATCTGGTGGTTTCGGAAACCGGCATATCTCAGTATCTCGACAAGAAGCTGCAGCACTCTGAGGAATTGGAAAAGGCCGGGCTGGGTCACACACTCAAGTCGGTGCTGCTACGCGTGTTGCTGCGCCTGCCTTTCACCCGCTTCAAGGCGCCATCCCGGCTAGCCGAGCTGACGCCAGACCAGGTGGAATCGTTGCCGCAATTGCGCGAGGAATGGCAGTCGGTGCGCCGCCGTTTGGAGCAGACGCTAAACGAATATCCGGGCAAGCTCCTGGACCGGGCCATTTTCAAGCACCCACGTTCCGGCATGCTCACCATTTACCAAACCCTGGATTTCATGCTCGACCATGTGCTGCACCACCAGCGTCAGCTCGAACGGATTGGCAAAGCCCTCCAGTAG
- a CDS encoding acyl-CoA thioesterase, translating into MTYIKSFTVRWADMDPNVHMRHSAYTDYAAQVRLDFLADQGFSMHRFAELGIGPILFREDTRFLKEIHLSEIIRVSAELGGLNADGSRWRIVHTLYKADGREAAVVAVDGAWLDLKLRKLTVPPPELTATFTEMTRHSSYADIVREKK; encoded by the coding sequence ATGACCTATATCAAGAGTTTCACGGTGCGCTGGGCCGACATGGACCCGAACGTACACATGCGCCATTCTGCCTACACCGACTATGCTGCTCAGGTGCGGCTAGACTTCCTGGCTGACCAAGGTTTCTCCATGCATCGGTTTGCCGAGTTAGGCATTGGCCCCATTCTGTTCCGCGAAGACACCCGCTTTTTGAAGGAAATTCACTTGAGCGAAATCATCCGCGTCTCGGCAGAGCTGGGTGGGCTAAATGCCGATGGCTCCCGCTGGCGCATTGTCCATACTCTTTACAAAGCCGATGGCCGCGAGGCTGCCGTGGTAGCCGTTGATGGGGCTTGGCTGGATCTGAAGCTACGCAAACTCACGGTGCCACCACCAGAGCTGACTGCCACTTTCACCGAAATGACGCGGCATTCCAGCTACGCTGATATCGTTCGGGAGAAGAAGTAG